tatgggATGTCACACGTACGGAATAGGCGATGTGAACTGTTGTCGCACAGCTAAGGAGCAGAGTACGCTCGTACAGAAatgaactcacacacacacacacacacacacacacacacacacactgtaacctGCGTGAGAATGAACTCACACATCGATGTCACTCACACGTACGGAATAGGCGATGTGAATTGCTGTCGCACAGCTAAGGAGCAGAGCACTGTATTAGTTTCAACCACAGCACTTGTACTGAGACTAGCGGTAAGATGGCAGAAACGTACCTGagcaaaagaaataaagaaaaattgaCTGTTGGCGGTTATGCATTCCGCTTTGACAAGAGGAGCTCGAATGATCCCGAATTGCTCTTTTGGAGATGCGACCAAAAACTCTGCAAAGCCAGGATACATACAAGGAATGGGGAGGTAGTACACGAGATCGGAGACCATCAGCATGCCCCAAATCTTCCAAAAGTGGAGGCTGACAAGGCCTTAAATCGCATGAAGTCCCAAGCACACACAACGCGGGATGCCACTCGTCAAATTCTGGCGGATGTCCACGACGGATTATCTCAAGCTACAGTGCTAAATCTTCCCAGCAAGTTTTCCATGACAAGGTCTATTCAACGACAGCGGCACGTGCCCAACCGATCATAGATTATTTCGAGGACACATACATTGGACGTCCTCGACGTCGTGGACCACGCCATCAACCGATGTTTGCTGTGCAGATGTGGAACCTTCACGAAAGGACCCTGACGGACAATGCTAAGTCCAACAACAGCGTTGAAGGGTTTCACAACGCCTTCCAGGGCCTCCTCGGGGCGCATTCACCGAGCCTGTGGCGGCTTATCGCTGCGCTCAAGAAAGAACAGATCCTTGTGCAGGCCGACATCACCCGCCTTCTGGCAGGCCAGGCTCCCGCCCCCAAGCGCCGGAAGTACAGAGACCTGCAGGTGCGTGCCAAACGGATCATTGTGCAATACAATGCTGGCCAGCGTGGCTTCATCGACACAATGGAAGGTCTGGCCTTCACCTTCATGTTTTAGATCATTTAAGTGCTTTTAGTCATCCCGGTGATTTTAATGTGCCAGCGCGGCCGTTGTTCATGTTCAGTCGTCAATAAAAGTATGCAAAAGTATGCTGGCCAGCGTGGCTTGATCGACACAATGGAAGGTCTGGCCTTCACCTTCATGTTTTAGATCATTTAAGTGCTTTTAGTCATCCCGGTGATTTTAATGTGCCAGCGCGCCCGTTGTTCATGTTCAGTCGTCAATAAAAGTATGCAAATTTTTGTTctccctggtgtgtgtgtgtgtgtgtgtgtgtgcgtgtgtgtttgtgtgtgtgcgtgtgtgtgtgtgtgtgtgtgagtgtgtgtgtgtgtgtgtgggtgggtgtgtgcgtgtgtgtgtgggtgtgtgtgtgattgtgtgtatgtgtgtgtgtgtgtgtgtgtgtgcgtgtgtgtgtgtgtgtgtgtgtgttacagactaCACCATAAACATAAACACcatcacacataaacaaacaaacacgcaaaaTAACGGATCAAATAACGACTTCAGAAAACAGCACACAATGACACCAACGGCGCTCAAATGTCCGGCGCTGTAAAGTGCGGCGCTGAAATGTCGCGGCGCTCAAATGTGCGGCGCTCAAAAGTGCGGCGCTAAAATGTGCGGCGCTCAAATGTTGGCGCTCAAATGTTGGCGCTCAAAAGTCGTGTCAccagaccagacacgtgtttatatatatatactagatgaatacccgcttcgccgggtacggcttcgccgggaagacgtagagccgaatacccggcttagccggccggggacccggctttgccgggtgtacgcctgctttgccggcgcaccgtacgaaggaagggagataaacgcgcaaaacactggagaagagtaatacccggcttcgccgggacagtgaccttctaaaaatagtataacgggaatatggattgagcgttgtcgacagtgaccttctaaaaatagaaacgggaatatggattgacgccacacgaaggaagggagataaacgctgaaaacactggagaagataaggaagagttactgggaatggatccagagaaaaaccaaaatcggttcagcgctgcgcgctgagagcacgtgttgaaatatctcatcgaccaggttgtgtccggggtgtacctgaatatggccaccaaatttgaaagagatccaccgagaactttggccgtgcatcgcggacacacacacacacacacacacacacacacacacacacacacacacacacacaagtcgtatatatatatagcttttTCAGTATTCAAGTGTCTTCTTCTTTGAGAGCAAGCTCCAACTGCGAAGTGCCAGCCTGGAACTGAAACAGCCCTGCTTCCACCATAAAATAATTTGGCAGAGTCGGAGAACAGATATTTACAGAAGCGCATTCCTTTTTGATGAGCAACTGATTGTGCACTTTCTCAAAAAGTGTTTACTCCGATTTTGCATAGAGAGCGGATGCACGTCAAATGAAGTGCATGTTCTATTTACTGTAAAAtatggggtgttgcaggtagctctgtttcctccttggggatgaagctaccaggggaagggattgtgttggaggtgcgggtagaggggtagcccttccggtgctcccccttggacctccctggTCTAGGActctgggtcttcgcgaggtggcctttgtggcgtaatccctccggactagcataacgtttccctatcccaagaccgaccgtgcatggtctatgaccacatcctctacgaggtgaccctatcaactaggcagcgcaagcccctaggcgaaacacggcggatctagaggagagaacctcgataaaaaatttgagctgccatgaagacggagcatgttggctgaggacagcgggcagacctcctgtgccgacacccatctacaggagaaaaccaggcatgcacgcatcaaacccaacatggccatacaaacaCTGTAAAATATGTCATAGTGTACTTTTATAAGTTACTCTTATTGTGCTCCCTTGTTGTTTGCAAGATTCCATTACTTAGTAACATTTAAATCAAAATTAAACAAGATCAAAATAAATAGATACATaaatacatgaataaataaataaaataactgATTTAACTGTTGTTTTGACGAACGAGACGAGTTAAGTCGACAGACACCCTAATGTTGGTGTTGAGATAAGATAGATGTAGATATTTTAAGATAAGAACTTACTCCCAGACGTATGACCATAGACCTACGAGTCGACAGAATGGTTTGTATATTGCAACTTTACGTTACTTGTGTTGATAAGGACGAACTAACGTTAGTATACTTGACTTTCAACAAAATATGCAGATTATAACTGCCTTATATTATCTGAGTAATACCTCGTCAAAACAGCGCACTCCCATACCAAGCATGTAGTATACACGGCTTTGTTTGTGTAGTACATTTTTACAAACAGAGTGAAGCACTTAATGCTTGGGCTGAGCGTATAGCCTACGTCCTGGCACTCAGCACTTATAATACGAAGTTTGGCATTCATACTCTAGTGTATACTGTTGGTTTTCTTTTGGCCTGATCAGGTGTCTTGTCAGTGCCAAGAGGAACCCATTTTACACGGCGGAAGCTATCAGCCTGATTTCGTGCTCCTCTTTGcagaactgagagagagagagagagagagggagagagagagagggagagagagaggggggggagagagaggagagagagagagagagagagagagagagagagagagagagagagagaaaagacagagaccgagacagagagagtaagaacaagaacaattctttatttaacgagggaaatagagtaagcagtgatctgcttttttttacatctggccctagcccaaaagagagagagagagagagagagagagagagagagagagagacagacagacagacagacagagagaaacagacagacagacagacagacagacagacagagagaacaagaacaattctttatttaacgagggtaatagagtaagcagtgatctgcttttttaactctggccctcgccctaaaaaaagagagagagagagagagagagagagagagagagggggggggggggtagatgaaATCATTAGAACCCAGCCGGGAGAGCAAATACAGTTTTAAATAGGACACATATGTGCAAgtaaactttgttttaaagAGAAATCTCCGTTCCTGTCAAAACCGACTCCAGATGTGTTTAACCTTTGAATAATCGCTTTAACATTCTCAGTAGTTATCTGTTTTGTGGGTACACCCTTTTGTTTGTCAAAAGTCAAGCAAAATAAGCTAACACTGACAGGCTGTACAATTATATGGAGATGTCAGTTCTTATTCACTTATCCACTTTACAAATTGCAAGTTCAGTCAGCCTATACAGTTCAAGTAAACATTATCGTGTGTGAGATTTGGCTTTAGGCGGTTACATGGTTTAAAGCTTATGCAAAAGTCGTTATATATTAAGTTCAGTTGGTGATTATCTTGTTGCTTCTTTCCCCACTGgtctttttcattttgtgtttaaatttgttttgttgCCAATGTATTGTAAAAGAGTGTGTGCCCCTACGAATGCCTTTACACATACCAGGACTATTGCTAATGGCTCAAATCATTCTACTAGATGGCGTATTCAACTATTGTTCTTGTTCTGGGAAGTACAGGACATCGCGGCATTATACTGATGTAACCGAGttccgaaacactacgatcacctcgtgaagttaagtgcaatcaaacaggattgaaaatgttagggctaatttcttagccctataaaaactgttatgcaaacccgaaggtttccatgaacatacagacaatcggaaaccaccagaccccatcacaaacagacttctacaatccactggtgttgacttttaaaggccaacaactcgggtgcagagtctgctgtgaaaggagcggtagcctcccctgtcacactgaAACCAAAACTATTGAATGTTTTGTGTTCCTGAGGAAGACCCTATGGTCGAAACGTCACTCTGTTTCGTGTGTTGTACGTGTTCTTTAGGAAGACCCAAGGGTCAAAACGTCGAACATTATGATTTGTATTGTCTTTGTTAAACACGCGAGTACAGTATTTTCTGGTCTTTTAATTTCTCGCTCTCACGCGCAGTCACTATTGTTCTGCTGTTAACGAACAGATGGAAAATGAACGACGAATCCGAACTTACTGTTGTGGGGCCTATTCAGTTTTACCTGCTGCGCTGCGTATTCCAGACGGGaaaacacatccagtgaaagCTCTAGTCTTGTTTCAAGTCTTCTTTCACAGTTCACAAGGATCCCAGCTAGGTAAATCCGCGACCTCAACACTGAGAAACTCTCCTCACCTGTAGTAGAGAAACCCTCCACTTTACGCAGGTTTTGAAGCACGACGTGTGTACTAAATCCTCGCAAAGGTATGTTGGTTCAGGTTACAAAACTCGCACGCCActtcccacacacaaaaaacacttgCGGTTTGCACCGGCTTCGATATAAAATGCGGGCCGTGTATACCGACTTTAGTTGTAGTAGCACGTTGCAACTGTAGAAACAAAACGTGTTTGCGGTTTGAACGAAGATGTGATAACGTTTTTTTTGCACGGTGACACTGTTGGCCGATTAACAAAAAAACCTCTTGCGGTTTTGAGAGGCTTTGATAACTTTAAAATGCAGCCCGCGTTCGTTTCAGTTGTGGCACGTTGCGACTGCAGAAAAAGACAAAGGTTTGCGCGGTTTCGAGGTAGAGCTGCAGTCACGGTGGTTCAATCACGGTACAGTAACACTGTTAAAACTgagaagaaaagaaggaaaactGATACAGTGTAACCCCTCCTTTTAagtttaagacctccaaaaatatgagaaaatcgggtcttaaaaaggagggagtcttaaaatgggggtagacttacagaggttatggacaGAGTTTtagaaagcaaggtcttaaaaaggagggagtcttaaaatgggggtagacttacagaggttatggacaGAGTTTtagaaagcaaggtcttaaaaaggagggagtcttaaaatgggggtagacttacagaggttatggacaGAGTTTtagaaagcaaggtcttaaaaaggagggagtcttaaaatgggggtagacttacagaggttatggacagagttttaaaaagcaaggtcttaacaaggagggagtcttaaaatggggggactGAGGGGTGTCTTAacaggagggttccactgtatacacagCCGTGCGA
This Littorina saxatilis isolate snail1 linkage group LG17, US_GU_Lsax_2.0, whole genome shotgun sequence DNA region includes the following protein-coding sequences:
- the LOC138953331 gene encoding uncharacterized protein, whose protein sequence is MFAVQMWNLHERTLTDNAKSNNSVEGFHNAFQGLLGAHSPSLWRLIAALKKEQILVQADITRLLAGQAPAPKRRKYRDLQVRAKRIIVQYNAGQRGFIDTMEGLAFTFMF